Part of the Sodalinema gerasimenkoae IPPAS B-353 genome is shown below.
GTTAAACCCGTCGTTTAGGTTTTGAGCTGTCGGCTGATTTGATTCAGAGTAGTCAGGGGGGAGGGTGAAAATATAACGAACTTCAGGATGACCAATGGTTAAATCATTATCGGTACTAAAAATGACGGCTTCTTCTGTCTCCGTGCGCTCGGTCGCCACTTCAGTCCCAGCATCTATCACCCGAATGTCGGGTTCTTCACGGGATAGGTAAAAGGTGACTTCGGTTTGGGCGGGGCGGGGGGCTTCCAGGCGAATCCCCAGCAGTTCCAGGAAGGCGATATAATTCTGCCGGGGAACTTGGTTGAACCGCCACAACATCTGGTCAGTTAACCAGGCAAACAGTTCAATGATGGTAATGCCGGGGTCGGTGGGATTATGATTGGTCCATTCGGGGCAATAGCGGGGAATTCGCAGTAAGCATTCCTGTAAGAGATCGTTAAAACTGCGATCATCTAGGTTGGCTTTGGGCAGATTGGGAAGAAAGTCAAAGTCCATCTTAAATCCGGTCGAGGCTCTGAAGTTAGCGAGGGGAAACGTCTAAATAAAAGGGATAAATCATATTTCGCACATCATAGTCATCTTTACTATTACGCAGGCGATATTGAATGGTTAATTCGACTTTTCCTTCAATGGGGTCGGCTTCGGCAATAATGCCGGTCACGGTAATTCGCGGTTCCCAGCGGCTTAAGGCTTCTTCAACCCGCAATCGCAGTTTGATTAGGGTATCCCGATTGAGGGGGGCAAAGACTAAGTCAGATAAGCGGGAGCCAAATTCAGGGCGATAGACCCGTTCTCCCACCTGAGTTCCTAGGATTAAACGAATGGACTCCTGGATGTTGGGATCTCCCTGACTCAGTTTAAGCTCACCCTGAACATTGAGGTCAACGGGAAAGGCGACTCCTGCTCCAATATAATCGTCGGGTTTCTCTGGCTTTACCATGAGTCTGTCTAGTTGTCAATACTTAGCACAAGCTGAATTGAGTCAGGTGAATGGGGAGTGAATCGGCTGGGGTTGAGTGGGTTTCGGGGATCAGGCGCCTCGGGAGTTTTGTTGACGAATTTGTGTGACCCAAAGGCGGCGATCGCGATGTTCTAGATCTAAAATTTCCTCCAACGACCAATGAAAATTTAGGGCGATTTGGGCTACCTCCTCCTGCAATTGAGCTAAGGGGTAGCCAATGACTCCCCCGAGTTGCTCAAGTCCACCTCAAAGGAGTTTTGACAATGGGGGCATTGAACATCGGCGTGAGCATGGCCTTTCTGGTTAATCTGATTATACAGTTGACAGAGATAGGCTAAATCGATAGTAAACAGATGTTCTAAATCTTCCGGTTTAAAGGAGGTGCGATCGCCCAATTGCAGCAGCGTCTGAGACAGACGCACCAAGGTTCCATAGGCGGGATTATCCCGAACCCGTTGATGCTTAGCCGCCAGCAGTTCATCGCGGGCCGTAGCCAAACGAATCTTACCCTGGCGGTGAACACTTCCCTGTTCATCCAGTAAACCTTTCGGCAACCTAAACTCAAATACAGTTTGACTCATGCGATCGCTCCTCCTCTGGCCTCAGCTCTCCTACGAGTGAGGCGTCAACTCTCCTGAACCTCATTAATCTGGCGATACAAGCTTTGTAAATAATTCAAATCACAGGCGTATAAATTCTCAATAATCGCCGGAGATACCTCATCTAACGCCCCCAAGCGTTTAATGGTACGTGCCAAAATAATAATCGTCGAGTAAGAGGCATTCGCCTTCACCCGAGGGTCACGCATGGGTGCAATTTCATCAATGGCTTTAGCCAAGCGCATAATCCCCTTACGATGGAGATTCCCATCAGCATCGATATAGCCCTTAGGCAGAGTAAATTCAAATTCAGTCTCGAACATTAACTTCGCTACCTTAGCACTCAGACAATCGACTCCTAGGTATATCTAGGGAACGCGCTTAAACTCATCAACCGCCAGTTCCAGTTCTTCAATCTCAATTTCTCCCCCATTAGAACTGAGGTCAGCAATCTGGTAGCGAGTCGGCCAAGCCCCTAAAAACTCAAACCGCGCTCGCACCTCTCCCGCCTGATCATAAATCGAGATTGAGCCATCCCGACGTTGCTTAGCCCAATTGCCCTGTTGCACAGCGGAAAACCACTGCCAGAGCGTATTGGATTGAGTCATCCCCCGTTTGAGAATGAGATTACTCGTTTGCAGACTCCCGGGAATTTTAGTGCGTTGAAGACGACCATACTGAGCCGGTTTACTTCCCCAGCGTTGAGGAGTCACCTCACAAATTTCCACGGCTTCCTGAGTCGTACTACCCCCTTGACAATCACTAAAGGTAGCATCGACCGTATCATCACCGCCGTCGAGTTTTAACTCCACATAAAAGCGAGATGATGTTAAGCGTTCCACAAACTGATTCGTCGCTGACCTGGGTCGAGAATTGACCATAACAGACCTCCAAACTGATAGAACAATAGCGAGAGTCCAACCAACCGCCTGCAACCGCCTGCAAACGCCTCAGAAGGGGCATCCCAGCCGAGGACATCGGGGAGCCATCTAGGAGAGATCCCCTCAGAACTGAGAG
Proteins encoded:
- a CDS encoding GPW/gp25 family protein, translated to MVKPEKPDDYIGAGVAFPVDLNVQGELKLSQGDPNIQESIRLILGTQVGERVYRPEFGSRLSDLVFAPLNRDTLIKLRLRVEEALSRWEPRITVTGIIAEADPIEGKVELTIQYRLRNSKDDYDVRNMIYPFYLDVSPR
- a CDS encoding DUF6760 family protein; the protein is MQEEVAQIALNFHWSLEEILDLEHRDRRLWVTQIRQQNSRGA
- a CDS encoding phage tail assembly protein, which encodes MSQTVFEFRLPKGLLDEQGSVHRQGKIRLATARDELLAAKHQRVRDNPAYGTLVRLSQTLLQLGDRTSFKPEDLEHLFTIDLAYLCQLYNQINQKGHAHADVQCPHCQNSFEVDLSNSGESLATP
- a CDS encoding phage tail protein; protein product: MVNSRPRSATNQFVERLTSSRFYVELKLDGGDDTVDATFSDCQGGSTTQEAVEICEVTPQRWGSKPAQYGRLQRTKIPGSLQTSNLILKRGMTQSNTLWQWFSAVQQGNWAKQRRDGSISIYDQAGEVRARFEFLGAWPTRYQIADLSSNGGEIEIEELELAVDEFKRVP